The DNA region AGGGTGCCGTAGTTGAGTGCCTCGGCCCGGAGACTGAGCACCAGATCGCCCGGGGCATCGGGGGCATCGCTGTAACAAAGCCGGGTACCCTCAGCCAGCTCGAGTCGCAGTGGATTCCGGTAGCAGGTGACTGAGTTGGCGGCGCTGCTCTCCAGCACCTGCTCGCTGCACAGAAAGCGATAGATCCCCTCACCGGCGACCAGGTCCGCGGCTGGGTCGCGGCTGCCTCCGCACTCGATGGTGACCGTGGGTTGCTGGTCATCGCTCAACTCCATCAGGGCGCCCAGCCGCAGGTCGGTGACGATCAGATCGTTGGTAAAGAGTGAGGTCAGGGCACGGTGGCGCTGGTCACCATTGATGGAGACACCAAACGCCGGCCCCGATCCCGAGGTGTTGTGGATATCCAGCAAAGCCTCCGGGCGGTGGCGGCTGATTGTCTCCAGTATCTGCAGGGCGAGTTCCCCGCGACTATCGTCGAACGGGGGGCGAAAGCAGCGATTGAGGTCACGTTGCCCAGGGAGCATACGGTAACTGAAACGGGGCTCGGTCATGGCGGCCCGTACCGAGGCGATGATCAGGAGGGCGTTGGTGTGCGGTGTCTCGCCGCCCTTAAGGAACTGCCAGATGGCGTTGCACCCCGAGGGCTCGTTGCCGTGTAGCAGGGTACAGAGGGCGCGGGTTCTGTTTACATCTTTCCCCTCCAGCCAGAGGGCGCAGGGGCCGGGCAGTTTGCGCACAAACTCGAGGGGACTGGCGCCAAGGTCCAGGCTGGAGCGATCACGGATCCAGTGCAAAGACTCCCTAGTGTCCATCGGCCAGCTCCCATTGGTGCACCGGCAGCCCGCTCTGCTGGCGCTGATAGTAGGATTCCACCAGAGCCGACAGGGCGGCAGAGGGCTTGAGGGTATCGCTGAGGTGCTGGAAGCTGGCCAGCTGCCAGCGGGCGCCATTGGTTTGGGTGCTCAGGGTATTTCGGATCAGCTCCAGTTGTTGGTCGATCTCCCGGGGGTGTATGCCGATGCGGGACAACCCCTCGGCGGCGCAGGGCAGCAGGCTGTCGACGAGTGGTGTCAGCGCCGACTCCCTGAGGGTTCCGCGGGCCGGGTTGGGCCACACCAGTTGTGCCCCTAGCCCTTCCCGGGCGGCGCGGTAGAAGTTGTCCTTGCAGCAGCCAAAAGGAAGTAAGCGAGTGATCGCTTCCATCTGCGGCCGCAACCCCTCCATCAGGCCGACGGCGAAGGCCGCCAGCGCCACCATGTCCAGCGAACTCGGGCCGGCCGGCAGGGCTCGTAACTCGATACGCAAGTGCCCCCCATCGGCGGGATCGTAGAGGGCCCGATTCCAGCACCAGATGCTGCCCTGGTGAAGTCGTAATGCTTCCAGGGAGGGGCCCCGATCTTCGCTCTCTGCGGAAGAGGGGGGGGCGTCAGCCACGGGCAGCAACGGCGGAAACAGGGAGACCCCCTCCTCAAACAGTTCGGTAATATCCTGTTTGACCCAGTGTTGGCCGAAGCTGACCCGCGAAGGGTGGCGCCGATGCAGTGGGGTCGGGGTGCGGGGGTCGATCGACTGCTTGAACAGCGCCACGCGGGTCTCGTGCCACAACCGGTGGCCCAGGAAGAGGGGCGAATTGGCGCCCAGCGCCAGCACTAGGGGGGTAATCAGTTGGGCCGCGTTATAGGTGTCGGCAAACGCGCTCGGGCGAACCCGGTAGTGGTATTGGAAAGAGGTGTTGGCCCCCTCCAGGGTGATCTCCTGCCAACGCATCTGCAGGTGATCCGCACCACGGATATCGATGTTGA from Aestuariirhabdus litorea includes:
- a CDS encoding succinylglutamate desuccinylase/aspartoacylase domain-containing protein, with the protein product MDTRESLHWIRDRSSLDLGASPLEFVRKLPGPCALWLEGKDVNRTRALCTLLHGNEPSGCNAIWQFLKGGETPHTNALLIIASVRAAMTEPRFSYRMLPGQRDLNRCFRPPFDDSRGELALQILETISRHRPEALLDIHNTSGSGPAFGVSINGDQRHRALTSLFTNDLIVTDLRLGALMELSDDQQPTVTIECGGSRDPAADLVAGEGIYRFLCSEQVLESSAANSVTCYRNPLRLELAEGTRLCYSDAPDAPGDLVLSLRAEALNYGTLSPQEPIARLGPEGFSKLRVTGPSGTQPLEAHFEVRDGQLYSRAPTRLFMLTMRPEIALSDCLFYFMG
- a CDS encoding glutamate-cysteine ligase family protein, translated to MGSEIDRTEFTGADFERFRRQLQDNLGQLRQLLCRPGFGEGAPSFGAELELYLIDAAALPLSLNQEIAERASDPALSLELNRFNLEYNFPPIHSSQAPFSQLRQQIDSALTQLGRHAAPLGARLLAIGILPTLRMSHMGESAITDSARYRVLSKSLKAQRGEAFNIDIRGADHLQMRWQEITLEGANTSFQYHYRVRPSAFADTYNAAQLITPLVLALGANSPLFLGHRLWHETRVALFKQSIDPRTPTPLHRRHPSRVSFGQHWVKQDITELFEEGVSLFPPLLPVADAPPSSAESEDRGPSLEALRLHQGSIWCWNRALYDPADGGHLRIELRALPAGPSSLDMVALAAFAVGLMEGLRPQMEAITRLLPFGCCKDNFYRAAREGLGAQLVWPNPARGTLRESALTPLVDSLLPCAAEGLSRIGIHPREIDQQLELIRNTLSTQTNGARWQLASFQHLSDTLKPSAALSALVESYYQRQQSGLPVHQWELADGH